Proteins encoded in a region of the Synechococcus sp. BIOS-U3-1 genome:
- a CDS encoding M61 family metallopeptidase gives MADVHVALDLGSPASQLLWVELRWSPTQPRQTWSLPVWTPGSYTVRDPSQHLHSLTVQQAGQLLFPRRRSPETWDVECLVSEPLTVRYALEARQLTVRTNHVDPVFASLCLSAVVMLIEGQRWNQHVLEVLLPASWTAVCPLPRNNGSFLAEDFDHLVDAPVHAGELHVEMLNVRKVSHELVLIGTPPSGWSSTLPAEIESICSSVCDLMGSDPPSREPYQLVLQLLDQGYGGLEHDNSSVMQFPWTRLLENGGTRSLLQLIGHEYLHQWNVRRLRPSEYVPYRYDRPVISEGLWFAEGITSYFDLALPLLSGFSSRLDLLEDLAADLSHVLLNPGTTIQSLADSSREAWVRLYKQSPANARSQISYYRLGTALAFCLDVRLRQVGGSLAETLRLLWSRLGVHGRGYTRHDLMEVISASSAELAAQLPIWLDNCGSIPVESCLNELGLQLEPVMAAHPDAGWTLREADGSVWIDRTVSSGAAESAGLVAGDELLSLRNWRCQNLQRSQQLLHGSDQCQVMYSRRGRIASTELFLKKAGVERHRLAWDPGATREARSLRDQWFQII, from the coding sequence ATGGCCGACGTTCACGTTGCGCTCGATCTCGGTTCTCCCGCCTCACAGCTTCTCTGGGTTGAGCTCCGATGGAGTCCCACTCAACCTCGGCAAACCTGGAGCTTGCCGGTTTGGACTCCGGGGTCCTACACAGTCAGGGATCCATCCCAGCATCTTCACAGCCTCACTGTTCAGCAGGCAGGGCAGTTGCTGTTCCCCCGTCGCCGATCACCGGAGACATGGGATGTGGAGTGCCTTGTTTCAGAACCGCTCACGGTGCGTTACGCACTCGAAGCAAGGCAACTGACTGTCCGCACCAATCACGTTGATCCAGTCTTCGCATCACTCTGCCTTTCCGCAGTCGTGATGTTGATAGAGGGTCAACGCTGGAATCAACACGTTCTGGAGGTCTTGCTCCCCGCCTCCTGGACTGCGGTCTGCCCGTTACCACGGAACAACGGCTCGTTTCTGGCTGAGGACTTCGACCATCTTGTGGATGCACCGGTCCATGCCGGTGAGCTTCATGTCGAGATGCTCAACGTGAGGAAGGTGTCTCATGAACTGGTGTTGATTGGTACTCCGCCATCTGGATGGTCATCAACGCTGCCAGCAGAGATCGAGTCCATCTGCTCGTCGGTCTGCGATCTGATGGGTTCGGACCCCCCTTCGCGAGAGCCTTATCAGCTGGTGTTGCAACTGCTGGATCAGGGCTATGGAGGTTTGGAGCACGACAATTCCTCGGTCATGCAGTTCCCCTGGACTCGGTTGCTTGAGAACGGCGGAACCCGCAGTTTGCTGCAGTTGATCGGCCATGAATATCTGCATCAGTGGAACGTCCGACGACTCCGACCCAGCGAATACGTTCCTTATCGCTACGACCGGCCGGTGATCAGCGAGGGCCTCTGGTTTGCTGAAGGCATCACCAGTTATTTCGACCTGGCTCTGCCTCTGCTGTCTGGTTTTTCCAGCCGCTTGGATCTGCTCGAGGATCTAGCGGCGGATCTCTCCCACGTACTGCTGAATCCAGGGACCACGATTCAGTCCCTCGCCGATAGCTCAAGAGAGGCCTGGGTGCGCCTCTATAAGCAGTCCCCCGCCAATGCCCGAAGTCAGATCAGCTATTACCGGTTGGGAACCGCTCTGGCCTTCTGCCTTGATGTGCGTCTGCGTCAAGTCGGTGGATCTCTGGCTGAAACCCTGCGCCTTTTGTGGTCCCGACTAGGGGTCCACGGACGGGGGTATACGCGCCACGATCTGATGGAGGTCATCTCAGCCAGCTCTGCTGAACTGGCTGCACAACTGCCAATTTGGTTGGATAACTGTGGCTCGATCCCGGTCGAGTCCTGCCTAAACGAACTAGGCCTCCAGCTCGAGCCGGTGATGGCAGCTCATCCCGATGCGGGATGGACGCTGCGTGAAGCAGATGGAAGTGTGTGGATTGATCGCACAGTTTCCTCTGGGGCCGCTGAATCAGCTGGTCTGGTCGCCGGCGATGAGTTGTTGTCACTCAGGAACTGGCGTTGCCAAAACCTGCAACGAAGCCAGCAGTTGCTGCATGGTTCGGATCAATGTCAGGTGATGTACAGCCGTCGTGGCCGGATCGCCAGCACGGAGCTATTCCTGAAGAAGGCCGGGGTGGAACGCCATCGATTGGCCTGGGACCCTGGTGCGACCAGGGAGGCTCGTTCGCTTCGTGATCAATGGTTCCAGATCATCTGA
- the purN gene encoding phosphoribosylglycinamide formyltransferase, protein MDDECYSTLIVPAIGTWPRFDSPLRLGVMASGTGTNFEALHNAITCGDLDAQIRVLVVNKAGCGAIARAERLGIRCEFKDHRLFPTREAMDEELVRTFQNEGVEAVVMAGWMRIVTPVLIDAFPGKLINIHPSLLPSFKGMDAIGQCLAAGVTIAGCTVHEVLNDVDAGPILAQAAVPILSGDNRDRLNRRIQTQEHRLLPWATALAGQRWRSATRTQG, encoded by the coding sequence ATGGACGACGAGTGCTACTCCACGTTGATTGTTCCAGCCATCGGAACTTGGCCCAGGTTTGATTCACCCTTGCGACTCGGGGTGATGGCCTCGGGAACAGGCACGAATTTCGAAGCACTGCACAACGCCATCACCTGCGGAGACCTAGATGCCCAGATCAGAGTCCTGGTGGTGAATAAAGCCGGCTGTGGAGCCATTGCCAGAGCCGAGCGCCTGGGTATCCGATGTGAGTTCAAAGACCACCGATTGTTCCCCACCAGAGAGGCGATGGATGAGGAACTGGTGCGTACGTTTCAGAACGAAGGCGTTGAAGCCGTTGTGATGGCCGGTTGGATGCGCATCGTGACCCCTGTGCTCATCGACGCGTTCCCGGGGAAATTAATCAATATCCATCCATCGCTTCTCCCATCCTTCAAAGGCATGGATGCGATCGGTCAATGTTTGGCTGCAGGTGTAACCATCGCCGGTTGCACGGTGCATGAAGTGCTGAACGATGTGGATGCTGGTCCAATCCTTGCTCAGGCAGCTGTTCCAATCCTCAGCGGTGACAACAGGGATCGACTCAACCGCCGCATCCAGACGCAGGAACATCGGCTACTTCCCTGGGCGACGGCCCTGGCAGGTCAACGCTGGAGATCAGCAACAAGAACTCAGGGGTAG
- a CDS encoding N-acetylmuramoyl-L-alanine amidase, which yields MVPDHLNRFCLKAFGLLRNPGAGILLATTSTLVLVLSLVGFTAEKSTERLARKPSLLDLLNEVARDSDLNNVLPGEQPDAPKVASWSSPLAQQCSGIDQSMRSRLLGKRSKLPQLRQSIPADPTNYGDRFRSNPWGQAINPVPRVVVLHETVYSLTSAVNTFLTPHPRDEDQVSYHTLVGLDGSIVDLVDPLKRAYGAGYSAFLGEWAVTNAEFDGSVNNFALHLSLETPDDGHGSHGEHSGYTAAQYDALALVLDGWLRRFEIDPAAITTHRHVDLGGARADPRSFSWSDLQNRLAALGSLCNS from the coding sequence ATGGTTCCAGATCATCTGAACCGGTTTTGTCTCAAGGCCTTTGGCTTGTTGCGCAACCCAGGTGCTGGAATTCTGCTGGCAACAACATCCACGCTTGTGCTGGTCTTGTCGCTGGTGGGCTTCACTGCGGAAAAGTCCACTGAGCGTCTCGCTCGTAAGCCTTCCCTGCTGGATTTGCTAAACGAAGTTGCTCGCGACTCCGATCTGAACAACGTCCTGCCAGGAGAGCAACCCGATGCTCCCAAAGTTGCGTCCTGGTCCTCTCCTCTGGCACAACAATGTTCGGGTATCGATCAGTCGATGCGCAGCCGACTTCTGGGCAAGCGCAGCAAACTCCCTCAGCTGCGCCAATCGATTCCGGCTGACCCGACCAACTACGGAGACCGCTTCCGCAGCAATCCATGGGGCCAGGCCATCAACCCTGTTCCACGGGTTGTGGTGCTGCATGAGACGGTTTACTCCCTCACTTCAGCAGTGAATACATTCCTGACCCCCCATCCCCGTGATGAGGATCAAGTCAGTTACCACACGCTTGTTGGCTTAGATGGATCGATCGTGGATTTAGTGGATCCACTCAAACGGGCTTACGGCGCTGGATACTCTGCGTTTCTCGGCGAGTGGGCTGTCACCAATGCCGAGTTCGATGGCTCTGTCAATAACTTTGCCCTGCATCTCAGTCTTGAAACTCCGGATGATGGGCATGGAAGTCATGGAGAGCACAGCGGTTACACGGCCGCTCAGTACGACGCTTTGGCCCTTGTTCTGGATGGTTGGTTAAGGCGCTTTGAGATCGATCCTGCTGCGATCACAACCCACCGGCATGTTGACTTGGGTGGAGCCAGGGCTGATCCCCGCAGCTTCTCCTGGTCCGATCTCCAGAACCGCCTTGCAGCTTTAGGCAGCCTCTGCAATTCGTAG
- a CDS encoding DUF1257 domain-containing protein yields MSHLSILPTLVTDLDLLEIALHNEGFKVFRGGVVSSFDSHQSVDLAAVHPSGLQLGWRHSDNQPHFDLVADLAAPEGSGLTEPTLRRVLRRYAMNHAMRQAELFDVETVTAGI; encoded by the coding sequence ATGTCCCATCTGTCCATCCTGCCCACATTGGTGACCGATCTCGATTTGCTTGAGATCGCTCTCCACAACGAGGGGTTCAAGGTCTTTCGCGGAGGAGTTGTGAGCTCCTTCGACAGTCATCAGTCGGTTGATCTGGCTGCAGTCCATCCATCAGGTCTGCAATTGGGCTGGAGACACAGCGACAACCAGCCCCATTTCGATCTGGTCGCTGACCTCGCCGCACCAGAGGGTTCAGGACTAACCGAACCCACTCTGCGACGTGTCTTGCGTCGCTACGCCATGAACCATGCCATGCGGCAGGCCGAACTGTTTGATGTCGAGACGGTTACTGCCGGCATCTGA
- the argC gene encoding N-acetyl-gamma-glutamyl-phosphate reductase, with amino-acid sequence MGIQRVAVVGASGYGGLQTLRLLNTHAGFDITYLGGERSAGRCWSEICPFLPLGDDLTVDSPDPDRIAAAADFAVLSLPNGLASQLVPPLLEKGVRVVDLSADYRYRSLDHWAAVYVHEARTHQRTDADLCKEAVYGLPEWHGAEIAEARLVAAPGCFPTTSLLPLLPFLKQGLIETEGLIIDAKTGTSGGGRAAKENLLLAEASESISPYGVVGHRHTSEIEQLASSVAGCPIQIQFTPHLVPMVRGLLSTVYARLRDPGLTAEDCTTVLKAVYRHHPCVRVLPVGTYPATKWAKHTNQALLSVQVDGRTGRLVLMSAVDNLMKGQAGQGVQCLNLMAGLMVSEGLPLAPFYP; translated from the coding sequence ATGGGGATTCAACGGGTTGCTGTGGTGGGTGCCTCCGGGTACGGAGGTCTGCAGACCCTTCGCCTCCTGAACACCCACGCAGGATTTGACATCACCTACCTGGGAGGTGAGCGATCCGCTGGTCGCTGCTGGAGCGAGATCTGCCCATTCCTGCCGCTTGGTGATGACCTCACCGTGGACAGCCCGGATCCAGATCGCATCGCTGCGGCCGCTGATTTTGCGGTGTTGAGCCTTCCCAACGGTTTAGCGAGTCAGTTGGTGCCGCCTTTGCTGGAGAAGGGCGTCAGGGTGGTGGATCTCTCCGCTGATTACCGCTACCGCAGCTTGGATCACTGGGCTGCGGTGTACGTGCATGAGGCAAGAACTCATCAGCGCACTGATGCCGATCTTTGTAAAGAGGCGGTTTATGGCCTTCCGGAATGGCATGGCGCCGAGATCGCTGAGGCCAGGCTGGTTGCAGCACCTGGATGTTTTCCAACCACCAGCCTTCTGCCTTTGCTGCCATTCCTCAAACAGGGCTTGATTGAGACCGAAGGTTTAATCATCGATGCCAAAACCGGCACCTCCGGAGGAGGTCGAGCTGCCAAGGAGAATCTGCTCTTAGCCGAAGCATCGGAGTCGATCAGTCCTTATGGCGTCGTTGGGCATCGCCACACATCGGAAATCGAACAGCTCGCCAGCAGCGTGGCGGGATGCCCCATTCAAATTCAGTTCACCCCGCATCTCGTGCCAATGGTTCGGGGCCTTTTATCGACGGTGTATGCACGCTTGAGGGATCCCGGTCTCACTGCTGAAGACTGCACAACTGTTCTCAAAGCTGTCTATCGCCACCACCCTTGCGTCCGCGTACTGCCAGTAGGAACCTATCCAGCCACCAAATGGGCCAAGCACACCAATCAGGCTCTTCTATCCGTTCAGGTGGATGGTCGTACCGGTCGTCTCGTGTTGATGAGTGCCGTTGACAATCTGATGAAAGGACAGGCTGGCCAAGGGGTGCAATGTCTGAATTTGATGGCGGGACTCATGGTCAGTGAAGGGCTCCCACTGGCACCCTTCTACCCCTGA
- a CDS encoding helicase DnaB codes for MTVTALAASLTVWAPLRGINPHGDLARSSSPLSRESDPDPTDFSAEELEHLQRRFGVHGPQTQLAQLFTRGVDQLQPLRANTLSRLNRLKPVIQREANRHRINPMLITAILFDEIQHSKPGEDLPFVVHSGLVETHGPAQLGISELIHQGRLPADPSPQQIAAARDLLMNPDANVELLAAKLARLKVELGLERESILIASRSYVDAKAIATLAYLHNGKLDYPARVLRYMQDPALHGLIYSTIRPAPLPVI; via the coding sequence GTGACAGTCACAGCGCTCGCTGCATCACTGACTGTTTGGGCACCCCTGCGAGGAATCAATCCTCACGGGGATCTAGCGCGATCATCCTCACCGCTGTCTCGGGAGAGTGATCCCGATCCGACTGATTTCAGTGCCGAAGAGCTGGAACATCTGCAGCGCCGATTTGGTGTACACGGACCTCAGACCCAACTCGCTCAGTTGTTCACTCGCGGGGTTGATCAGCTACAGCCTCTCCGTGCCAACACCCTGTCGAGACTCAACAGACTGAAACCGGTCATCCAAAGGGAAGCCAATCGCCACCGGATCAATCCAATGTTGATCACGGCCATCCTGTTTGATGAAATTCAGCATTCCAAACCTGGAGAGGATCTGCCGTTCGTTGTTCACTCAGGTCTTGTTGAGACGCATGGACCTGCTCAGCTGGGAATCAGTGAACTGATTCATCAAGGGCGACTTCCGGCCGATCCCTCACCTCAGCAGATTGCAGCTGCCCGAGACCTACTCATGAATCCGGATGCCAATGTGGAGCTACTGGCGGCGAAGCTTGCGCGACTGAAAGTGGAGCTCGGACTAGAGCGTGAATCGATTCTGATTGCCAGCCGGTCCTACGTCGATGCCAAAGCCATTGCCACACTGGCTTACTTGCATAACGGCAAGCTTGATTACCCCGCCAGGGTCCTCCGCTATATGCAAGACCCTGCATTACATGGACTGATTTATTCCACGATCCGTCCCGCACCGCTTCCTGTGATCTGA